From a single Oscillospiraceae bacterium genomic region:
- the ispE gene encoding 4-(cytidine 5'-diphospho)-2-C-methyl-D-erythritol kinase, with amino-acid sequence MIVEKAYAKINLTLDVLGKRADGYHELRSVMQTISLHDELTLTPNDSESLTVGSNCPGLPADEGNLAIKAANVFYAATGIARQGLHIHIDKRIPVCAGLGGGSADAAAVLRGLNVIHGDFLSMDDLIELAAQVGSDVPFCIRGGTQLACGRGEILTQLPPLPECCFILCQIGHKTSTADVFAQFSGLAGTNTIRSYTDEMIVALRAQDLPKIGECLGNALAGDVSFSATRETLELLKQSGALGVSVSGAGPTAFGLFSGNSPPTLALASAGRELKDKCDQNENLFSPPYWPWQPLCRG; translated from the coding sequence ATGATTGTTGAGAAAGCCTACGCCAAAATTAATTTAACGCTTGACGTCCTCGGCAAGCGCGCTGACGGCTATCATGAACTGCGCTCTGTGATGCAGACGATTTCGCTGCATGACGAGTTGACACTTACGCCCAACGACAGCGAGTCATTGACGGTTGGCAGCAACTGCCCCGGCTTGCCGGCCGACGAAGGCAATTTAGCCATTAAGGCAGCTAACGTATTTTATGCTGCGACAGGCATTGCGCGGCAAGGGCTGCATATTCATATTGACAAACGCATTCCCGTTTGCGCCGGTTTGGGTGGCGGCAGTGCCGACGCCGCGGCGGTGTTGCGCGGACTCAATGTGATTCACGGTGACTTTTTGTCTATGGACGACTTAATTGAACTTGCGGCGCAGGTCGGGTCTGACGTGCCGTTTTGCATCCGTGGCGGCACACAGCTGGCTTGCGGTCGCGGAGAGATTTTAACACAGTTGCCGCCGTTGCCCGAGTGCTGCTTTATTCTCTGCCAAATTGGGCATAAGACATCAACAGCTGACGTGTTTGCGCAATTTTCTGGCTTGGCGGGAACGAACACAATTCGTTCCTATACAGACGAGATGATTGTAGCTTTGCGGGCACAAGACTTGCCCAAAATCGGCGAATGTTTGGGCAACGCACTGGCAGGCGATGTATCTTTTTCGGCAACGCGTGAGACATTAGAGTTATTAAAACAATCGGGCGCGTTAGGCGTATCCGTCAGCGGCGCGGGGCCGACAGCGTTTGGACTATTTAGCGGCAATTCGCCGCCGACATTGGCGCTTGCGAGCGCAGGACGGGAGTTAAAGGATAAATGCGACCAAAACGAAAACTTATTCTCTCCGCCGTATTGGCCGTGGCAACCATTGTGCCGTGGCTGA
- a CDS encoding DUF3810 domain-containing protein, whose protein sequence is MRPKRKLILSAVLAVATIVPWLIAGRWNGTVTAFFRPISRVLSRILGYIFSPFPFAVFEWLIVLAVIGLIALLVRLIVQLVKTRGKRKQCLGKAAASLLVGVLSVAFSFTWLWGLNYVAPPLHEVMDLPMRAHEEAFLIQVTVHLAERANEIAPLVPRHENNRTIYRSVRASNASALQGFAALAEDNRLFHAASPGTKRLTFHGFYSAFGVAGMYFPFTGEGGVNPDTPAAVLPFIVTHEIAHRLGLAREDEANFVAFLAARASDDPMTRYSGYLNALIYCWNALSTGGQREVAPLLGEYILADWREIGEHFERHAGPARDFGERVNHGYLQAMGQPEGVDSYGMVVDLILAYFYKHGT, encoded by the coding sequence ATGCGACCAAAACGAAAACTTATTCTCTCCGCCGTATTGGCCGTGGCAACCATTGTGCCGTGGCTGATTGCCGGGCGTTGGAACGGCACGGTTACAGCTTTTTTTCGCCCTATTTCGCGCGTGTTGTCACGTATACTGGGCTATATCTTCTCGCCGTTTCCGTTTGCCGTCTTTGAATGGCTGATTGTGCTTGCCGTTATCGGCTTGATTGCCTTATTGGTGCGACTGATCGTGCAACTTGTCAAAACTCGCGGCAAACGCAAGCAGTGTTTGGGCAAAGCAGCTGCGTCACTGTTGGTCGGTGTTTTGTCCGTCGCTTTTTCGTTTACGTGGTTGTGGGGCTTAAACTATGTCGCACCGCCGCTGCACGAGGTGATGGACTTACCTATGCGTGCACATGAGGAAGCGTTTCTCATCCAAGTCACTGTCCATCTCGCCGAACGCGCCAACGAAATCGCACCGCTCGTGCCACGACATGAAAACAATCGCACCATCTATCGCAGCGTACGAGCCAGCAATGCCTCAGCGTTGCAAGGCTTTGCTGCTTTGGCGGAAGATAATAGGCTCTTTCACGCCGCTTCGCCTGGCACCAAGCGGCTGACATTTCACGGATTCTACTCAGCGTTTGGTGTAGCCGGCATGTATTTTCCCTTCACCGGCGAAGGCGGCGTTAACCCTGATACGCCTGCCGCAGTGCTACCTTTTATCGTGACACATGAGATTGCACACAGGCTAGGTCTGGCGCGCGAAGATGAGGCAAACTTTGTCGCTTTTCTTGCCGCTCGCGCGTCTGATGACCCGATGACACGCTACTCGGGCTACTTGAATGCCTTGATCTACTGTTGGAACGCCCTGTCGACAGGCGGACAGCGTGAAGTCGCACCGCTATTGGGTGAATATATTTTAGCGGATTGGCGCGAGATTGGTGAACATTTTGAGCGTCATGCCGGCCCGGCGAGGGACTTCGGTGAACGCGTCAATCATGGCTATTTACAGGCCATGGGACAGCCTGAGGGCGTGGACAGCTATGGCATGGTGGTCGATTTGATTTTGGCATATTTCTACAAGCATGGAACGTAA
- a CDS encoding PLATZ transcription factor family protein — protein sequence MRKTFNRFCYKYEKFGISNLMYYIAGGYIITFIAEIAARANGNSIIPMLTFNLNAILQGQIWRLLTFLLIPPTMDVLFVVFAILFAVFAGRSLEAAWGKMRLTIYYFSGALLSILVATGFTLLTGFSLPIDNTFLNLSLIMAFGTVFPDQEVRLMLILPVPAKVFALIGGASILIMAFRVGWPLMLIPLVAIGNYLLFFAPDAWAMLHKQPARQRQRSAQFRQQVRPKSNKQARHTCAVCGITDIDDPGMEFRYCSLCKDYLCYCSKHLFGHEHK from the coding sequence ATGAGAAAAACATTTAACCGATTCTGTTATAAATATGAGAAGTTCGGCATTAGCAATTTGATGTATTATATTGCCGGCGGGTATATCATTACATTTATCGCTGAAATCGCCGCTCGCGCGAACGGAAACAGCATTATACCTATGCTGACCTTTAATCTAAATGCCATTTTGCAAGGTCAAATTTGGCGTTTGTTGACATTCTTGCTTATCCCGCCTACGATGGATGTACTTTTCGTCGTCTTTGCTATTTTGTTTGCTGTCTTCGCGGGACGCTCGCTCGAAGCAGCGTGGGGCAAGATGCGCTTGACTATCTATTACTTTTCCGGCGCGCTGTTATCGATACTTGTAGCGACGGGATTTACGCTGTTGACCGGTTTTTCCCTGCCCATCGACAATACATTTTTGAATCTATCACTCATCATGGCGTTCGGCACAGTATTTCCCGACCAAGAAGTGCGTTTAATGCTCATTCTGCCTGTTCCGGCAAAAGTTTTTGCTCTTATCGGTGGTGCTTCCATCTTAATTATGGCGTTTCGAGTAGGCTGGCCGCTAATGTTGATACCTTTGGTGGCTATTGGTAACTACTTACTCTTCTTTGCCCCCGATGCTTGGGCAATGCTGCACAAGCAACCCGCACGGCAGCGACAGCGTAGCGCACAATTTCGTCAGCAAGTCAGGCCAAAATCGAACAAGCAGGCTCGCCACACTTGCGCTGTTTGCGGCATCACAGATATTGATGATCCGGGCATGGAATTCCGTTATTGCTCGCTGTGCAAGGATTATTTGTGCTATTGCTCGAAGCATTTATTTGGACACGAGCATAAGTAG